A genomic stretch from Leptospira licerasiae serovar Varillal str. VAR 010 includes:
- a CDS encoding ABC transporter ATP-binding protein has product MNVYRRLLGYSFKYKYRLITGVVLSFFVSILNGASLTSVIPIFNAIGKGGKADFQISLTKKESIALKDREEGKELEAIQKIEALVADIKIKTNFYLTTLPKDQLVLLFCLFIFPIYLAKLLFLTGAVYCINSAGYLAVRDLRLELYSKAQELPLNHFVQEKTGIFMSRIVNDVEVLAKLISSDLKDAVVDFFYIITHLLILLFLSWEMFIAVLVVIPLIMGPVSSFADRIRKATRNQQERLSALNGHLQEVISGIRVIRAFSMEKTEAGRFWEINNDLSDKTFKGHFYHQIGPSLVELSSSIVAVIFLAFGAYLIELQKLTLGHFMIFFLTLVFLTRPFKQMGMLSNSIQSAVAAGTRVFEMLDSETDVKNTSNPIFPKRLSKELKFDSVGYTYPGAKGPALSDLNLTIQKGSTIALVGSSGAGKSTLVDLVPRLIDPTEGSITWDGTDLRNLDLASLRKKISIVNQQVFLFNGSIRENICYGTENVTEERMREVSELAFATDFILSFEDGFDTVVGERGVMLSGGQRQRISIARALLNNPEILILDEATSALDTESERVVQQALESLYKNRTVIIIAHRLSTVQIADTIFTMEGGKVVEFGSHSELIRLDGKYKKLYEMQFAESPV; this is encoded by the coding sequence ATGAACGTCTATAGACGCCTCTTGGGGTATTCCTTCAAGTATAAATACAGATTAATCACCGGGGTCGTACTATCCTTTTTTGTATCCATACTCAACGGAGCCTCTCTCACTAGCGTTATTCCGATTTTTAACGCAATCGGAAAAGGCGGAAAGGCCGACTTTCAAATTTCACTCACTAAAAAAGAGAGTATCGCATTAAAAGATAGGGAAGAAGGAAAAGAATTAGAAGCAATTCAAAAGATAGAAGCTCTAGTTGCAGACATAAAGATCAAGACTAACTTTTATCTAACCACTCTTCCAAAAGACCAGCTCGTTTTACTTTTTTGTTTATTCATCTTTCCCATCTACCTTGCAAAACTTTTATTCTTAACAGGCGCAGTTTACTGCATTAACTCAGCCGGATACCTGGCAGTCAGAGATTTAAGATTAGAACTTTATTCCAAGGCGCAAGAACTTCCACTCAATCATTTCGTTCAAGAGAAGACAGGGATCTTCATGAGCCGCATCGTAAACGATGTGGAAGTATTGGCAAAATTGATCAGCTCGGATCTGAAAGATGCCGTCGTGGATTTTTTCTATATCATTACACATTTGCTCATTCTTCTTTTCTTAAGCTGGGAAATGTTCATCGCGGTTTTAGTAGTCATCCCTTTGATTATGGGACCGGTAAGTTCGTTTGCAGATAGGATCAGAAAAGCGACACGCAACCAACAAGAAAGATTGTCCGCATTAAACGGCCATTTGCAAGAAGTGATCTCCGGTATCCGGGTCATCCGTGCATTCTCCATGGAAAAAACGGAAGCGGGAAGGTTTTGGGAGATCAATAACGATCTTTCCGACAAAACATTCAAAGGACATTTCTATCACCAGATTGGTCCATCTTTAGTAGAACTTTCCAGTTCCATTGTTGCAGTGATATTTTTGGCATTCGGTGCTTATTTGATCGAACTCCAAAAATTAACTCTAGGTCATTTTATGATCTTCTTCCTAACTTTGGTATTTTTAACCAGGCCTTTCAAGCAGATGGGAATGTTATCCAACTCCATCCAAAGTGCGGTGGCTGCAGGAACCAGAGTTTTCGAAATGTTGGATAGCGAAACAGACGTAAAAAATACATCGAACCCTATTTTTCCTAAAAGACTTTCTAAAGAATTAAAATTCGATTCGGTAGGTTACACTTATCCCGGTGCAAAAGGCCCAGCTTTATCCGACTTAAATCTTACCATACAAAAAGGATCTACTATTGCGTTAGTCGGCTCTTCCGGTGCTGGAAAATCCACATTAGTCGATCTGGTTCCTAGATTAATCGATCCGACTGAGGGTTCTATTACGTGGGATGGAACGGATCTCAGAAATTTGGATCTGGCTTCTCTACGAAAAAAGATCTCTATCGTAAACCAACAAGTATTCTTATTCAACGGAAGTATTCGAGAAAATATTTGTTATGGAACGGAAAACGTTACGGAAGAAAGAATGAGAGAAGTTTCGGAACTCGCATTTGCGACTGACTTCATATTATCTTTCGAAGACGGCTTCGACACAGTAGTAGGCGAAAGAGGAGTGATGTTGTCCGGGGGACAAAGACAAAGGATCTCAATTGCAAGAGCATTATTGAATAATCCTGAGATACTTATCTTGGACGAGGCAACTTCCGCGTTGGATACTGAATCAGAAAGAGTCGTCCAACAAGCTCTTGAGTCCTTGTATAAAAACAGAACCGTTATCATCATCGCTCACAGGCTTTCCACAGTCCAAATCGCAGACACTATTTTCACTATGGAAGGCGGAAAGGTGGTAGAATTCGGATCTCACTCGGAGTTGATCCGCTTAGACGGAAAGTATAAGAAATTGTACGAGATGCAATTCGCAGAATCCCCGGTTTAA